One window of the Klebsiella sp. WP3-W18-ESBL-02 genome contains the following:
- the pgl gene encoding 6-phosphogluconolactonase — protein MKQTVYTASPESQQIHVWTLNHDGSLKLVQVVDVPGQVQPMVISPDKRYLYVGVRPEFRVLAYRIAPDDGALTYAAEAPLPGSPTHISTDRKGNFIFSASYNQANVAVIRLQDGLPRDTVTVVEGLEGCHSANISPDNRTLWVPALKQDRICLFTLSDDGFLAEQTPAEVTTVEGAGPRHMVFHPNEQYGYCVNELNSTVDVWELKDPYGKIECVQTLDMMPHDFTGTRWAADIHITPDGRHLYACDRTSSLITVFSVSEDGSVLSLEGFQPTETQPRGFNIDHSGKYLIAAGQKSHHIAVYEIAGEQGLLQEKGRYAVGQGPMWVVVYAH, from the coding sequence ATGAAACAGACCGTTTATACCGCCAGCCCCGAGAGCCAGCAGATCCACGTCTGGACGTTGAACCATGACGGCAGCCTGAAGCTGGTCCAGGTGGTGGATGTTCCGGGGCAGGTGCAGCCGATGGTCATCAGCCCTGATAAACGCTATTTGTACGTCGGCGTGCGCCCGGAGTTCCGCGTGCTGGCCTACCGTATTGCACCGGACGACGGTGCGTTGACCTATGCTGCCGAAGCGCCGCTGCCGGGTAGCCCGACTCACATTTCCACCGATCGTAAAGGCAACTTTATCTTCAGCGCCTCTTACAACCAGGCCAACGTGGCGGTGATTCGCCTGCAAGACGGTCTTCCGCGCGATACCGTGACGGTGGTGGAAGGGCTGGAAGGCTGTCACTCGGCGAATATCTCACCGGATAACCGTACCCTGTGGGTACCGGCGCTGAAGCAGGATCGTATCTGCCTGTTTACCCTCAGCGACGACGGCTTCCTGGCGGAGCAAACGCCGGCGGAGGTGACCACCGTAGAGGGCGCGGGCCCGCGTCACATGGTGTTCCATCCGAACGAGCAGTATGGCTATTGCGTCAACGAGCTAAACAGCACCGTTGATGTGTGGGAGCTGAAAGATCCGTACGGCAAAATCGAATGCGTTCAGACGCTGGATATGATGCCGCATGATTTCACCGGTACGCGCTGGGCGGCGGATATCCACATCACTCCGGATGGCCGTCACCTGTACGCCTGCGACCGTACCTCTAGCTTGATCACCGTCTTTAGCGTCTCTGAAGATGGCAGCGTACTGTCGCTGGAAGGCTTCCAGCCGACCGAAACCCAGCCGCGTGGCTTCAATATCGATCACAGCGGTAAATACCTGATTGCCGCTGGGCAGAAATCGCATCACATTGCGGTGTATGAAATTGCCGGTGAGCAAGGGTTGCTACAGGAAAAAGGGCGCTATGCCGTAGGGCAGGGCCCGATGTGGGTGGTGGTGTACGCGCACTAA
- a CDS encoding PTS sugar transporter subunit IIC — protein sequence MTASQPFLKKFEQHMVYIATRIEQNRFISSIKNGMISLMAILMVGSISLIITGLGSLFSPDTAISHFFAQYGALFQLPFTYTFGLLSVYCAITISYHHTQKINVAPLYPIISSVMVTMILNSKIVEGNINIAFLDSRGLFVAIIASLATVEFISWAYRKKITIRIGGLPDMIAKTFESIFPLLFVVIAACAMTITSQSLFNQQIVPELFTTALAPAVSGIDSVWGVFIIILLEMIFWFFGLNGYAILIGFTLPFMTQYLSLNAANFAQGLPTEHVFTEGWWGAFAACTGSGITGAIALLGLMSRAPQLKAAGKAAIVPSLFGISEPVVYGFPIAFNPYFFFPFVLGTPILASLTYLVFDMGFVGGPVAQVGGIPTPIAQYFITMDWRAPIVAVLVILAGLLMYYPFFKMYERSILNKESEMQAQRDKYDALNLDF from the coding sequence ATGACAGCCTCACAGCCGTTTCTCAAGAAATTTGAGCAACACATGGTCTATATTGCAACCCGGATTGAGCAGAATCGTTTTATCTCATCGATAAAAAATGGAATGATTAGCTTAATGGCGATTCTGATGGTAGGTTCCATCAGCTTAATCATTACGGGGTTAGGCAGTTTGTTTTCCCCCGATACGGCTATCAGCCATTTTTTTGCGCAATACGGGGCTTTATTTCAACTGCCTTTTACCTATACCTTCGGTCTGCTTTCGGTTTATTGTGCCATTACCATTAGCTACCACCACACGCAAAAAATCAACGTTGCCCCCCTTTACCCCATTATCAGTTCGGTGATGGTAACGATGATTCTGAACAGCAAGATTGTTGAGGGTAATATTAATATTGCGTTTTTAGACTCTCGCGGCCTGTTCGTTGCCATTATTGCCTCACTGGCAACCGTGGAATTTATTAGCTGGGCCTATCGCAAGAAAATCACCATCCGCATCGGCGGATTGCCAGATATGATTGCCAAAACCTTCGAATCAATATTCCCTTTGCTTTTTGTCGTTATAGCAGCCTGCGCAATGACCATTACCAGCCAGAGCCTGTTCAACCAGCAGATTGTGCCCGAACTGTTCACGACTGCGCTGGCGCCGGCCGTCAGTGGCATCGATTCCGTCTGGGGGGTCTTCATCATCATTCTGCTGGAGATGATTTTCTGGTTTTTCGGCCTCAACGGTTACGCGATTCTCATCGGTTTTACGCTGCCATTTATGACGCAATACCTGTCGCTGAATGCAGCAAACTTTGCGCAGGGCCTGCCGACGGAACACGTATTTACCGAAGGCTGGTGGGGCGCATTTGCCGCCTGTACGGGCTCAGGGATTACCGGTGCCATCGCCCTTCTTGGCTTAATGAGCAGAGCACCGCAGCTGAAGGCGGCGGGGAAAGCAGCCATCGTCCCCTCTCTGTTTGGTATTTCTGAACCGGTGGTCTACGGTTTTCCAATCGCCTTTAACCCTTACTTTTTCTTTCCGTTCGTGCTCGGGACACCGATCCTGGCGTCACTGACGTACTTAGTTTTCGACATGGGCTTTGTTGGCGGGCCGGTGGCCCAGGTTGGCGGAATACCAACACCTATTGCCCAGTACTTTATCACGATGGACTGGCGTGCGCCGATCGTCGCGGTACTGGTGATTCTGGCGGGATTATTGATGTATTACCCATTTTTTAAGATGTATGAACGCAGCATTCTCAACAAAGAGAGTGAAATGCAGGCACAGCGGGATAAATATGATGCGTTGAATCTGGACTTCTGA
- a CDS encoding pyridoxal phosphatase has translation MTARVIALDLDGTLLTPKKTLLPSSLEALNRAKAAGYHLMIVTGRHHVAIHPFYQALALDTPAICCNGTYLYDYQAKKVLDADPMPVDKAQQLIALLDEHKVHGLMYVDDTMMYQYPTGHVVRTSNWAQSLPEAQRPSFTQVDSLAQAAREVKNVWKFALTDEDGEKLQNFAKHVEQTLQLECEWSWHDQVDIARQGNSKGNRLTQFITAQGWSMRDVVAFGDNFNDISMLEAAGTGVAMGNADDAVKARANVVIGDNTTDAIADYINTHLL, from the coding sequence ATGACTGCACGTGTGATTGCCCTGGATCTGGACGGAACGCTCCTGACACCAAAGAAAACCTTACTGCCCTCTTCGCTGGAGGCGCTGAATCGCGCCAAAGCGGCAGGCTATCACTTAATGATCGTCACCGGTCGTCATCACGTTGCCATTCATCCTTTTTATCAGGCACTGGCGCTGGATACACCTGCAATTTGTTGTAATGGCACTTACTTGTATGATTATCAAGCGAAAAAAGTACTGGATGCCGATCCTATGCCGGTTGATAAAGCCCAGCAGCTGATCGCTTTGCTTGATGAACACAAGGTGCATGGCCTGATGTACGTCGACGATACCATGATGTACCAGTACCCAACCGGCCATGTGGTGCGAACCAGCAACTGGGCGCAGAGCTTGCCGGAGGCGCAGCGCCCGTCGTTTACCCAGGTCGACTCGCTGGCACAGGCGGCACGCGAGGTAAAAAACGTCTGGAAGTTTGCCCTGACCGATGAAGATGGCGAAAAACTGCAAAACTTTGCCAAGCACGTTGAACAGACGCTACAGCTGGAATGCGAGTGGTCGTGGCACGATCAGGTCGATATTGCGCGCCAGGGTAACAGCAAAGGTAACCGTCTGACGCAGTTCATCACCGCACAGGGCTGGTCGATGCGCGACGTGGTGGCCTTCGGCGATAACTTTAACGACATCAGTATGCTTGAAGCGGCCGGCACCGGCGTAGCGATGGGCAACGCGGATGATGCGGTGAAGGCGCGCGCTAACGTGGTGATCGGTGACAACACCACTGATGCTATCGCCGACTATATCAATACCCACCTGCTGTAA